CTCCTGCAGCAGCTTTTGGTTTGGTAGTAGTCAGCCTGCTCAGTGTGTTGTAGAAACTCTGGATGGAACTTTCAATATCTTCATCTTCGGTATATTTGAGTTGTTCAATGATCTCTGTGACCACAGGTAAACGCAGTACGTTGGAGAGATGGAAGAGGGTATGTGTCGCAGCGGTGCGTTTGCTTTTCTCTTTACTTCTGAGGTCATCTTCGAGGGAAAGTGCCGTATCGATGTACTCTGTGAGGAAAGTGTTGTAGTCTTCGGGTGAGATGCCGATGCTTTGGGCAATCTCTTTTACATCGATATAGATAGGGCCGACAGCTTTTTCGAGTACTGCTTTGTCTTCTATCTCACCGATAGTCTCTTCTGCATTGTCTGGCAGGATAAGGTCGAAGAGATCGTCTTCCGGCACTTTTTCCTGCTTTTTGGCTTTAGCTTCAGGAACTGATGTTTCTTGCTCATCAGCTGGCTCCCTGATCTCGAAAAGAGCTTCTTCCTCTTTCTCTTTACTCTTCGATTCAGGTATAACTGACTCTTTTTCCAAAAGTAAGAGTTTTTCTTCCTTTTCTTCGACAGAAGAAGGCAACTCCTCCGCTATGCCGATTTCTCCTGAAATTTTTTCAGTAAGGCGAATAAGTGTCATCTCTCCAAGAAGACTTAAAAGTATCTCTTCTTCTTTCTTGTAATGTGCTTCATCCAGAGGAGTTTTGATTATAATGTCTTTTTCCTCAGCTGTGAGTTCGATGGCATCGAGGGCTATTTTTTTGTAAAGTACCTCGATACTGTCGACCTGCAGCAGTGCCAACAAGTCAGAACTTGCAGCGATAATTTGGCCGTTTTGGTTTGTTATGTAGTACATGTTATGAACAACTCCTTGTTTACTTTTTTTCTTCTTCTACCATTCTTTTATAGACAGGCACGACTTCCTCGATTTCTGCAGTGGTGGCGGGTCTTCTTGCCGCAGTGTATCCGGTTATTTCACCTTCCTTGTCCATGATAGGTGTAATATGCGAATAAACCCAGTAGTATTTTCCGTCTTTTCTGAGATTCTTGACGATACCTGTCCACTCTTTCCCCGCTTTTATCGTCTCCCATAACTCTTTGAAAGCGGCTTTGGGCATGTCCGGATGCCGAACGATATTGTGGTTCTTGCCTGTCAGTTCTTTTTTGGTATATCCGGCAATGTTGCAAAATGTACGGTTGGCATAAGTGATAATGCCTTTGAGGTCCGTTGAACTTACGATCAATCCGTCCTCGAATTTATATTCTTGATCTACAGGATCTGGTCTTTGCATGAATCTTCCTCCCTTGACTGAAGCAGCCTCTCTGTAGAGACGACTAAAATCCATAATAAGACTTTATAACAATTAATCTGAAAATGCCTTGAAAAGAATGGTTTTAGAGTGCTTTTTTAGTAAAAAATATCAAATGGGCTACATTTCACCATTATTATTTTTGATAATATTGGAAATTTTCTTATTTGTAACTTTCTCTATCTCTTCACTGCTGGCATGGGCAATGGCTTCGAATGTGCCGAAGTAGTCTATGAGTTTTTTTATCGTTGCTTTGCCGATACCTTTTTTGTTCAGAAGTGAGACCTGTGTATCTTCTTTGCGCTTTTTGTTCTGGTGGTAGGTAATGGCATAACGGTGTGCTTCATCACGCTGCTTCTGAATCCACTGCAGGCGTTTGTCATTGGGTTTGAGTTCAATGATGCCGGCTGCAGTATAAAGAATGTCTTTGGCCGCTCCTTTGGCGCGATGTGCCCTGGCATCTAGTTTCTCTTTGGCAATGGCGATGACATCCAGGTTTATCTGTGCGTCTTTGAGGAGGGAGAGTGCAAGATTGAGGTTGGCCTGTCCCCCGTCGAGTATCCATAGATCCGGAGCAGGCTGTGTCTTGAAGTCGGCTATGCGCCGAGTGAGCATCTCTTTCATCTGGCCATATTCATCCCGTGCATGCAGTTCGTAGCGCCTGTAGGAGTGTTTGTCCCATTTTCCTTCATCCCATACAACCATTCCTCCTACCGTAGCGGCACCCATCATATGGGAATTGTCAAAGCTCTCAACGCGGTATGGGATGGTTGAGAGTTCCAGCAGATCGGCTATCTTTTGTTCCATGATCGTGTCATTGTCTTTTTTCTTCAAGAGTTCCTTACAGTTCTGGAGGGCCAGTTTTGCCAGTTTTGCCTTGGGACCTCTCTGCGGTGTTTCAATACTGATCTTTTTTTCAAAACGGCTGCTGAGCGTCCGGGCGACCTGGAGGGCATCTTCAAAGTGGTGTGCGGTAAGTATCTCTTTGCTGACATAGGGAGTGTCGATGGTGTAAAATTCCAGCAGTGCCTGTCTGTATGCCTCGTTGCAGTCAAAAATATGCGTATGCCTGAAGTAGCTGTAGGCACTCGAGATGATCTTTCCGTTGCGCATGAAGAGCTTGACAATGACCCCACGTTCGTCACCGTTGAGGATGGCAAAGATATCCAGATCCATCTGATTGGCAAGATCGATATTCGAGGAGATGTGCAGGGAAGAGATTGCTTCTATACTGTCGCGCAGGGCGGCAGCTTCTTCAAAGCGCTCCTGTACGGCTAGTTTTTGCATCTTCTCCTGCAGTGTTTTAGTAAGTATACTGCGTTTGGTGATCGCCTGTTTTGCTTCTTTAACGATCTCGGCATAGGCATCCTTCGAGACTTTGCCTTCACAGGGAGCCAGGCACTTTTTGATCTGGTAGAAGAGGCAGGCTTTCCCTTTGTGAAGGCAGGATTTTTTCTGGACCAGGGGGAAGATTTCATAGAGCGCATCGAACAGGGCTCTGCCGCCATTGGGGAAAGGGCCGTAGTAGGTGATCTTCTTACCCTTGACTACTTTTCGGGTGATCTCGAAACGGGGATAGGCCTCTGATTCGTCAATATAGATGTAGGGGTAGGTCTTATCATCCCGAAGCAGGATATTGTATTTGGGTTTGAGCTGTTTGATCAGAGAATTCTCCAGGATCAGGGCATCCTCTTCACTCTCTACAATGATATAATCAAGGCGTACGGCTTCATGCAGCATTTTGATGATACGGGGGCTCTGGCCGGGATTGGGAATGAATGTCGGTGTAAAACGCCAGTAGCTCTTGATGCGGTTCTTGAGGCTTTTGGCTTTTCCGACATAGAGCAGCTTATCCTTGTCGTCAAAATACTGATAGACACCGGGGGAATCCGGCAGTGATCTAACCGTGGATATCATGACTGCTCTGCTTCCCTCTGTGTTTTGATCCGTTTCTTGATCGTTTCGAATTTTTCTTTGAGTTCTTCATCCTGACTTTCAATAATGAAATCGGCTGAGGCGAGTTCATTATAGTAGGGAACGGTTGCATTGTCCGTTTCCTCAGTCATGGCAGAACGGTACTTGCTGTGAAAAATGACGATCTTTCCTGCCTGCTGGAGCATTTCACAGCTTTTGTCATGACTTGCGAGCTGGGTTAATACGCCCTTTAATATATCTTTATTATAATTGAGTTCCATTTTGAAGCCGGGATGTGTCACGGCGACAAAAAGTGTATCGTTCTGTATATAGACAAAGGCGATGGCCTTCTGCCATTTTGCACCAAGCAGCGAGATATACTTTTTGTAACAGGCATGCTGCTTCAAAGATCTGAACTGAGGTTGGTTGGTAAGATGAGAGAGAATCGCAGAGACTTTTTTCATACAATTATTATAGCATCACTTTGCTGTATCGTATTGTCAGGATGTGGGTACAAGACCAATCCGGTCTATGTAGCCGATACGAATGCATCGCATTCGGGCAAATAATTCATAATGAAGGAATGATGTGCAAAAGTATGATGTATTGATCATCGGTGCGGGAATTGCGGGCCTGTATGCAGCCATGCAGCTGCCTAAAAGTAAAAAAGTACTGGTAGTCTGTAAGGATATTCCCTGGGAGTGTAATACCTTTTATGCCCAGGGAGGGATGGCTACGGCCCTGAATGAGGAAGATGTACCGCTGCATGTTTCAGACACCATGGCTGCCGGTGCCTACCACAATGTGAAAGAAGCCGTTGAAATCCTTTCCAGAACTTCTCTGGAGACCACGCCTGACATCATTGCAAAAGGTATGGAATTCGACCGTGCGGAGGATGGGCATATCCTCTACACCAAAGAGGCAGCCCATTCGGTTCCGCGTATCATTCATGCCGGAGGGGATGCCACGGGACGCTATATGCATTACTTTATGATGGTGCAGAACAGACA
This DNA window, taken from Sulfurovum lithotrophicum, encodes the following:
- a CDS encoding Hpt domain-containing protein, with the translated sequence MYYITNQNGQIIAASSDLLALLQVDSIEVLYKKIALDAIELTAEEKDIIIKTPLDEAHYKKEEEILLSLLGEMTLIRLTEKISGEIGIAEELPSSVEEKEEKLLLLEKESVIPESKSKEKEEEALFEIREPADEQETSVPEAKAKKQEKVPEDDLFDLILPDNAEETIGEIEDKAVLEKAVGPIYIDVKEIAQSIGISPEDYNTFLTEYIDTALSLEDDLRSKEKSKRTAATHTLFHLSNVLRLPVVTEIIEQLKYTEDEDIESSIQSFYNTLSRLTTTKPKAAAGEKEIPIKKEIKPSEGFGTIDLSNVKPIYFDFQVEQAANELSLPAELIEEFIHDFIKQAHEETDKMLKAYEKGDLETINKIGHLLKGTASNLRITPLADTLYEIQFCEDSSQLEKLIKEYWGHFIAFETQFELTSKNKGK
- a CDS encoding PAS domain-containing protein; translated protein: MDFSRLYREAASVKGGRFMQRPDPVDQEYKFEDGLIVSSTDLKGIITYANRTFCNIAGYTKKELTGKNHNIVRHPDMPKAAFKELWETIKAGKEWTGIVKNLRKDGKYYWVYSHITPIMDKEGEITGYTAARRPATTAEIEEVVPVYKRMVEEEKK
- the uvrC gene encoding excinuclease ABC subunit UvrC — translated: MISTVRSLPDSPGVYQYFDDKDKLLYVGKAKSLKNRIKSYWRFTPTFIPNPGQSPRIIKMLHEAVRLDYIIVESEEDALILENSLIKQLKPKYNILLRDDKTYPYIYIDESEAYPRFEITRKVVKGKKITYYGPFPNGGRALFDALYEIFPLVQKKSCLHKGKACLFYQIKKCLAPCEGKVSKDAYAEIVKEAKQAITKRSILTKTLQEKMQKLAVQERFEEAAALRDSIEAISSLHISSNIDLANQMDLDIFAILNGDERGVIVKLFMRNGKIISSAYSYFRHTHIFDCNEAYRQALLEFYTIDTPYVSKEILTAHHFEDALQVARTLSSRFEKKISIETPQRGPKAKLAKLALQNCKELLKKKDNDTIMEQKIADLLELSTIPYRVESFDNSHMMGAATVGGMVVWDEGKWDKHSYRRYELHARDEYGQMKEMLTRRIADFKTQPAPDLWILDGGQANLNLALSLLKDAQINLDVIAIAKEKLDARAHRAKGAAKDILYTAAGIIELKPNDKRLQWIQKQRDEAHRYAITYHQNKKRKEDTQVSLLNKKGIGKATIKKLIDYFGTFEAIAHASSEEIEKVTNKKISNIIKNNNGEM
- a CDS encoding DciA family protein produces the protein MKKVSAILSHLTNQPQFRSLKQHACYKKYISLLGAKWQKAIAFVYIQNDTLFVAVTHPGFKMELNYNKDILKGVLTQLASHDKSCEMLQQAGKIVIFHSKYRSAMTEETDNATVPYYNELASADFIIESQDEELKEKFETIKKRIKTQREAEQS